In the Corynebacterium suedekumii genome, one interval contains:
- a CDS encoding lysophospholipid acyltransferase family protein, with the protein MTNKWYWAFKNIFIGPFLRVWNRPEIEGVEHIPAEGAAIVASTHQAVMDSFFFPLMSPRQVTFPAKSEYFTGTGVVGAVQRWFFHALAQVPVDRQAADAGMATQNAAMEILDRGEVFAIYPEGTRSPDGRIYKGKTGMARIALAADVPIIPVAMIGSRDANPIGTWIPRPRKVRMKVGEAIDGRAYVTSLGIDPDSRDAARPLTDYVMAVLTDLADQPYVDVYAAEVKASLAAGNGYPHGTEPS; encoded by the coding sequence ATGACGAACAAGTGGTACTGGGCCTTCAAGAACATCTTCATCGGGCCCTTCCTGCGGGTGTGGAACCGTCCGGAGATCGAGGGCGTGGAGCACATCCCCGCCGAGGGTGCCGCCATCGTCGCCTCCACCCACCAGGCCGTCATGGACTCCTTCTTCTTCCCGCTCATGAGCCCCCGTCAGGTCACCTTCCCCGCCAAGTCCGAGTACTTCACCGGCACGGGCGTCGTCGGCGCGGTCCAGCGCTGGTTCTTCCACGCGCTCGCCCAGGTCCCCGTCGACCGACAGGCCGCCGACGCCGGCATGGCCACCCAGAACGCCGCGATGGAGATCCTCGACCGCGGGGAGGTCTTCGCCATCTACCCGGAGGGCACCCGCTCCCCGGACGGGCGCATCTACAAGGGCAAGACCGGCATGGCCCGGATCGCGCTGGCCGCCGACGTGCCCATCATCCCCGTCGCCATGATCGGTTCCCGTGACGCCAACCCCATCGGCACGTGGATCCCGCGCCCCCGCAAAGTCCGCATGAAGGTGGGTGAGGCGATCGACGGCCGCGCCTACGTCACCTCCCTGGGCATCGACCCGGACTCCCGGGACGCCGCCCGCCCGCTCACCGACTACGTCATGGCCGTACTCACCGACCTGGCCGACCAGCCCTACGTCGACGTCTACGCCGCCGAGGTCAAGGCCTCCCTGGCCGCCGGCAACGGCTACCCCCACGGCACCGAACCGTCCTGA
- a CDS encoding ROK family protein: MAQPRTDLTIGFDIGGTNLRAGLVTADGEIVDTLAAPTPGTATELEDTIARITAELATRHEPVAVGLAVAGFLDPDCETVRFAPHLPWRDAPVRATLEDRLGLPVRLEHDANSAAWGEYRFGAARGAGTWVFFAVGTGIGATLMIDGRIYRGAYGTAPEFGHLTVVPGGRQCACGKRGCLERYASGTALVDTAVEALAADPALGETTLGRRVVDKQATGTDIMQAARAGDALGLAVLADFSHWLGEGLAFVADVLDPELIVLGGGVSRDADLYLPAAQERMAEQIVGAGHRPLPAVVRAELGADAGMIGVADVARELIRR, translated from the coding sequence GTGGCTCAACCCCGCACTGATCTGACGATCGGTTTCGACATCGGCGGCACGAACCTGCGGGCCGGGCTGGTGACGGCTGACGGGGAGATCGTCGACACCCTCGCGGCGCCCACCCCCGGCACCGCCACCGAACTCGAGGACACCATCGCCCGCATCACCGCGGAGCTGGCCACCCGCCACGAACCGGTCGCCGTCGGCCTGGCCGTCGCCGGATTCCTCGACCCGGACTGCGAGACCGTCCGCTTCGCCCCGCACCTTCCGTGGCGCGACGCCCCGGTCCGCGCGACCCTCGAGGACCGCCTCGGCCTGCCGGTGCGTCTGGAGCACGACGCCAACTCCGCGGCCTGGGGCGAGTACCGCTTCGGCGCCGCCCGGGGTGCCGGCACGTGGGTGTTCTTCGCCGTGGGCACCGGCATCGGCGCCACGCTGATGATCGACGGTCGCATCTACCGCGGCGCCTACGGCACCGCCCCGGAGTTCGGGCACCTCACCGTCGTCCCCGGCGGACGCCAGTGCGCCTGCGGCAAGCGGGGATGCCTCGAGCGCTACGCCTCGGGCACCGCCCTGGTCGACACCGCCGTCGAGGCCCTCGCCGCCGACCCCGCGCTGGGGGAGACGACGCTGGGGAGGAGGGTCGTCGACAAGCAGGCCACCGGCACCGACATCATGCAGGCGGCGCGTGCCGGCGACGCCCTCGGACTCGCGGTGCTCGCGGACTTCTCCCACTGGCTGGGGGAGGGGCTGGCGTTCGTCGCCGACGTCCTCGACCCCGAGCTCATCGTCCTCGGCGGCGGCGTCTCCCGCGACGCTGACCTCTACCTGCCCGCCGCGCAGGAGCGGATGGCCGAGCAGATCGTCGGCGCGGGACACCGGCCGCTACCTGCGGTTGTGCGCGCGGAACTGGGTGCCGATGCGGGTATGATTGGCGTGGCTGATGTGGCCCGCGAACTTATCCGCAGGTGA
- a CDS encoding glycosyltransferase family 4 protein, protein MPRILLVTNDFPPTLGGIQSYLRDFLACLDPAEIVVFASTQDAAAARAHDAEAPFRVIRWPRKVMLPTPATAREMARIIAEEGVETVWFGAAAPLAVMDGAARQAGARRVIASTHGHEVGWAMLPGARQVLRIIGNRADVVTYISDYTLRRIRSAFGPRPRFAHLPSGVDTELFTPGTGASIRERLELGDGPLIVCISRLVPRKGQDQLLRVLPELRRRHPGTRLVIVGRGHYGRRLRAIAESLQLADAAVFTGGLSFTDIRAVLATADIFAMPARTRGRGLDVEGLGIVYLEAQASGVPVVAGDSGGAPETVTPETGIVVDGRDLGALTEALSRLLGDPALRARMGRAGRAHVEAHWTWEIMGQRLRRLLAPM, encoded by the coding sequence GTGCCTCGCATTCTGCTGGTCACCAATGACTTCCCGCCGACCCTCGGCGGGATTCAGTCGTATCTGCGTGACTTTCTCGCCTGCCTCGACCCGGCGGAGATCGTGGTCTTCGCCTCCACCCAGGACGCCGCGGCGGCGCGGGCTCATGACGCGGAAGCGCCCTTCCGGGTGATCCGGTGGCCCCGAAAGGTCATGCTGCCCACGCCGGCGACCGCTCGGGAGATGGCGCGGATCATCGCCGAGGAGGGGGTCGAGACCGTGTGGTTCGGTGCGGCCGCCCCACTGGCCGTCATGGACGGGGCTGCGCGGCAGGCCGGTGCCCGCCGGGTTATCGCCTCCACCCACGGCCACGAGGTCGGGTGGGCGATGCTGCCCGGGGCCCGGCAGGTGCTCCGGATCATCGGCAATCGGGCGGATGTGGTCACCTACATCTCCGACTACACACTCCGCCGCATCCGCTCCGCCTTCGGCCCGCGCCCGCGTTTCGCACATCTGCCCTCCGGGGTGGACACGGAACTGTTCACGCCGGGTACGGGGGCGTCGATACGCGAACGCCTCGAGCTCGGGGACGGGCCGCTCATCGTGTGCATCTCCCGCCTGGTCCCGCGCAAGGGGCAGGATCAGCTGCTGCGCGTCCTGCCGGAGCTGCGCCGCCGCCACCCCGGCACGCGACTGGTCATCGTGGGCCGCGGACACTACGGCCGGCGGCTGCGCGCCATCGCCGAGAGCCTGCAGCTTGCCGACGCCGCCGTGTTCACCGGCGGCCTCTCCTTCACCGACATACGCGCCGTCCTCGCCACGGCGGACATCTTCGCCATGCCGGCGCGCACCCGGGGAAGGGGTCTCGACGTCGAGGGCCTGGGCATCGTCTACCTCGAGGCCCAGGCCAGCGGGGTGCCCGTCGTCGCCGGCGATTCGGGCGGTGCCCCCGAGACGGTGACCCCGGAGACCGGCATCGTCGTCGACGGCCGGGACCTCGGCGCACTCACCGAGGCACTCAGCCGGCTGCTGGGGGATCCCGCGCTGCGTGCCAGGATGGGTCGGGCCGGGCGCGCGCACGTGGAGGCGCACTGGACCTGGGAGATCATGGGGCAGCGGCTACGGCGGCTTCTCGCGCCGATGTGA
- a CDS encoding C40 family peptidase: protein MSHQGLRHSLRLSVAATVGSVLLVTGTAAVSTPLRADDIGTLIAAMEEVSQEAAAKNEEVKQLEVDITDGEGRLADLRSDAEEAGARAAAAVAAQEANQVDVDEVAGARYRGLMIDPVTNAIAARNPQNAIDRAAYLATLTRNSERAVTELAAATAEAGRAHTDASRALAEAGFQQTQLEEQKKRLDEQQAELEARIAEIEEQVNSLDPAAQARWADKNNPIDVGGIDLSALGSGAVGAAMSKLGSPYGWGAAGPDQFDCSGLMYWAYQQQGKTIPRTSQAQLAGGTPVSRAELQPGDIVGYYPGVTHVGMYIGNGQLVHASDYGIPVQVVSVDSMPWAGAVRY from the coding sequence CTGTCTCACCAGGGTCTCCGTCACTCCCTCCGACTCTCCGTCGCCGCCACCGTGGGCTCCGTCCTGCTGGTCACCGGCACCGCCGCTGTGAGCACCCCGCTGCGCGCGGACGACATCGGCACCCTCATCGCCGCGATGGAGGAGGTCTCCCAGGAGGCCGCCGCGAAGAACGAGGAAGTCAAACAGCTCGAGGTGGACATCACCGACGGTGAGGGACGCCTGGCGGATCTGCGCAGCGACGCTGAGGAGGCCGGTGCTCGGGCAGCTGCCGCCGTGGCCGCCCAGGAGGCCAACCAGGTCGACGTCGACGAGGTCGCCGGTGCCCGGTACCGCGGTCTGATGATTGACCCGGTGACCAACGCCATCGCCGCCCGGAATCCGCAGAACGCCATCGACCGCGCCGCCTACCTGGCCACGCTGACCCGCAACTCCGAGCGGGCCGTCACCGAGCTCGCCGCCGCCACCGCCGAGGCCGGTCGCGCCCACACCGACGCCTCCCGGGCCCTGGCCGAGGCCGGCTTCCAGCAGACCCAGCTGGAGGAGCAGAAGAAGCGGCTCGACGAACAGCAGGCCGAGCTGGAGGCCCGCATCGCGGAGATCGAGGAGCAGGTCAACTCCCTCGACCCGGCCGCCCAGGCCCGCTGGGCCGACAAGAACAACCCGATCGACGTCGGTGGCATCGACCTCAGCGCCCTGGGCTCGGGTGCCGTCGGTGCGGCCATGTCCAAGCTGGGCTCTCCCTACGGCTGGGGAGCCGCGGGCCCGGACCAGTTCGACTGCTCGGGCCTGATGTACTGGGCCTACCAGCAGCAGGGCAAGACGATTCCGCGGACCTCGCAGGCGCAGTTGGCCGGCGGCACCCCGGTGTCCCGCGCGGAGCTGCAGCCGGGCGACATCGTCGGCTACTACCCGGGTGTCACGCACGTGGGCATGTACATCGGCAACGGCCAGCTCGTCCACGCCTCCGACTACGGCATCCCCGTCCAGGTCGTGTCCGTGGATTCCATGCCGTGGGCCGGTGCGGTCCGCTACTAG
- a CDS encoding C40 family peptidase, producing MAKHRRLNKTTTRRVAAASAAVMGATVLAPGVAGAVEVVVPNTDVRVDVQGLDQVQGLQNVPNIEQFVPSMQSAPAAGNYAAAVTVPTAAPASSGQAIVDAVRSKVGAPYAWGAAGPSSFDCSGLTSWAYKQVGKSIPRTSQAQASAGQRVSLDALQPGDIIAYYGGASHVGIYVGNGMIIDALGSGSPVAERPLHYMPIHSAVRF from the coding sequence GTGGCTAAGCACCGTCGCCTGAACAAGACCACCACCCGTCGCGTCGCAGCTGCCTCCGCAGCCGTCATGGGCGCCACCGTCCTCGCCCCGGGTGTCGCCGGCGCCGTCGAGGTCGTCGTCCCGAACACTGACGTCCGTGTCGACGTCCAGGGTCTCGACCAGGTCCAGGGTCTGCAGAATGTCCCGAACATCGAGCAGTTCGTCCCGTCCATGCAGTCCGCTCCGGCCGCCGGCAACTACGCCGCCGCCGTGACCGTCCCGACCGCCGCCCCGGCCTCCTCCGGCCAGGCCATCGTCGACGCCGTCCGCTCCAAGGTGGGCGCCCCCTACGCCTGGGGTGCCGCCGGCCCGTCCAGCTTCGACTGCTCCGGCCTGACCTCCTGGGCCTACAAGCAGGTGGGCAAGTCCATCCCGCGCACCTCCCAGGCGCAGGCCTCCGCCGGCCAGCGCGTCTCCCTCGACGCCCTGCAGCCGGGTGACATCATCGCCTACTACGGTGGTGCCTCCCACGTCGGCATCTACGTCGGCAACGGCATGATCATCGACGCCCTCGGTTCCGGCTCCCCGGTCGCCGAGCGCCCGCTGCACTACATGCCGATCCACTCGGCCGTGCGCTTCTAA
- the qcrB gene encoding cytochrome bc1 complex cytochrome b subunit, with protein sequence MSNKLAQAGNNIDSRYTLSGLVRPQLNKVFPTHWSFMLGEMALYSFIILLLTGVYLALFFDPSITKVIYDGAYLPLNGVEMSRAYATALDISFEVRGGLFVRQMHHWAALMFMMAMVAHMLRVFFTGAFRRPREANWIIGCTLIILGMAEGFMGYSLPDDLLSGVGLRIMSAIIVGLPIIGTWLHWLIFGGDFPSDLMLDRFYIAHVLILPGIILGLIAAHLALVWYQKHTQFPGAGRTENNVVGIRIMPLFATKAIGFGLLTAGVLALMSGLTTINAIWTIGPYNPSQVSAGSQPDVYMLWTDGVARVMPAWELYLGNYTIPSAFWVALVCGLMVVLLFAYPWIEKKATGDDAHHNLLQRPRDVPVRTGIGVMAISFFLLVTISGGNDHVAHFFQISLNAMTWVGRIGVIILPPLAYYVTHRICVGLQRSDRAVLEHGIETGVIKQMPNGAFVEIHQPLGPVDDHGHPLPLAYAGAPVPKRMNQLGFADVQAHGGAFSPDPDHIAERLDAIHHDNEREEKAMLENLQEANRAADREKGLLD encoded by the coding sequence ATGAGCAACAAACTCGCCCAAGCGGGCAACAACATTGATTCCCGTTACACCCTGTCGGGTCTGGTCCGGCCCCAGCTGAACAAGGTCTTCCCGACCCACTGGTCCTTCATGCTCGGTGAGATGGCGCTGTACAGCTTCATCATCCTGCTGCTGACCGGTGTCTACCTGGCGCTGTTCTTCGACCCGTCGATCACCAAGGTGATCTACGACGGTGCCTACCTGCCGCTCAACGGTGTCGAGATGTCGCGTGCCTACGCGACCGCCCTCGACATCTCCTTCGAGGTCCGTGGTGGACTCTTCGTCCGCCAGATGCACCACTGGGCCGCCCTGATGTTCATGATGGCGATGGTCGCGCACATGCTGCGTGTCTTCTTCACCGGTGCGTTCCGTCGCCCGCGTGAGGCCAACTGGATCATCGGCTGCACGCTGATCATCCTGGGCATGGCCGAGGGCTTCATGGGTTACTCCCTCCCGGATGACCTGCTCTCCGGCGTCGGCCTCCGCATCATGTCCGCCATCATCGTCGGCCTGCCGATCATCGGCACCTGGCTGCACTGGCTGATCTTCGGCGGCGACTTCCCGTCCGACCTCATGTTGGACCGTTTCTACATCGCGCACGTGCTCATCCTGCCGGGCATCATCCTCGGCCTGATCGCAGCTCACCTCGCGCTGGTCTGGTACCAGAAGCACACCCAGTTCCCGGGCGCCGGCCGCACCGAGAACAACGTCGTCGGTATCCGCATCATGCCGCTGTTCGCCACCAAGGCCATCGGCTTCGGCCTGCTGACCGCCGGCGTGCTGGCTCTGATGTCCGGTCTCACCACCATCAACGCCATCTGGACGATCGGCCCCTACAATCCCTCGCAGGTCTCCGCCGGTTCCCAGCCTGACGTCTACATGCTGTGGACTGACGGTGTCGCCCGTGTCATGCCCGCGTGGGAGCTCTACCTGGGCAACTACACCATCCCGTCCGCGTTCTGGGTCGCCCTGGTCTGTGGTCTCATGGTGGTCCTGCTGTTCGCCTACCCGTGGATCGAGAAGAAGGCCACCGGCGACGATGCGCACCACAACCTGCTGCAGCGTCCGCGCGACGTTCCGGTCCGCACCGGTATCGGCGTCATGGCCATCAGCTTCTTCCTGCTGGTGACCATCTCCGGTGGTAACGACCACGTGGCCCACTTCTTCCAGATCTCGCTCAACGCGATGACCTGGGTCGGCCGTATCGGCGTCATCATCCTGCCGCCGCTGGCGTACTACGTCACCCACCGCATCTGCGTCGGCCTGCAGCGCTCCGACCGTGCAGTCCTCGAGCACGGCATCGAGACCGGTGTCATCAAGCAGATGCCGAACGGTGCCTTCGTGGAGATCCACCAGCCGCTCGGCCCGGTGGACGATCACGGCCACCCGCTGCCGCTGGCCTACGCCGGTGCCCCGGTGCCCAAGCGCATGAACCAGCTCGGTTTCGCCGATGTCCAGGCTCATGGCGGTGCCTTCAGCCCGGATCCGGACCACATCGCAGAGCGTCTCGACGCGATCCATCACGACAACGAGCGTGAGGAGAAGGCCATGCTGGAGAACCTCCAGGAGGCCAACCGCGCCGCAGACCGCGAGAAGGGTCTGCTGGACTAG
- the qcrA gene encoding cytochrome bc1 complex Rieske iron-sulfur subunit, translating into MSNENKKYTEQELNAMSNDELARLGTELDGVTVAYRKERFPVANDPAEKRAARGVMIWLIVGIIAAIAFLGIYIFWPWEFKNLGEEGHLFHTFYTPLLGLTSGISILALGFAVIQYVKKIVPEEISVQRRHDGPSEEVDRRTITALLNDSWQTSTLGRRKALQGLLGGAGILAGLVVVAPLGGMVKNPWKPGELGIMGNGTLWTSGWTLHNEGVKLYLARDTSAIAESHTGEAGTHFVTAGVSRLVRVRPEDIDAGGMETVYPLTEEDVNDGENYDPTRDVYENHMHSIHGPRNSVMLIRLRSEDAEKAVEREGQEDFHYGDYYAYSKICTHIGCPTSLYEAQTNRILCPCHQSQFDALQYGKPIFGPAARALPQLPIDVDEEGYLIAKGNFIEALGPAFWERKS; encoded by the coding sequence ATGAGCAACGAGAACAAGAAGTACACCGAGCAGGAGCTCAACGCGATGAGCAACGACGAGCTCGCCCGCCTGGGCACCGAGCTCGACGGCGTGACGGTCGCGTACCGCAAGGAGCGCTTCCCGGTCGCCAATGATCCGGCGGAGAAGCGCGCCGCCCGCGGCGTCATGATCTGGCTGATCGTCGGCATCATCGCCGCCATCGCGTTCCTCGGCATCTACATCTTCTGGCCCTGGGAGTTCAAGAACCTGGGCGAGGAGGGTCACCTCTTCCACACCTTCTACACCCCGCTGCTCGGCCTGACCTCCGGCATCTCCATCCTGGCGCTCGGCTTCGCGGTCATCCAGTACGTGAAGAAGATCGTTCCCGAGGAGATCTCGGTGCAGCGTCGCCACGACGGCCCCTCTGAAGAGGTTGACCGCCGCACCATCACCGCACTGCTGAACGATTCCTGGCAGACCTCGACCCTGGGTCGTCGTAAGGCCCTCCAGGGTCTGCTCGGCGGCGCCGGCATCCTCGCCGGCCTCGTCGTGGTCGCCCCGCTCGGCGGCATGGTCAAGAACCCGTGGAAGCCCGGCGAGCTCGGCATCATGGGCAACGGCACCCTGTGGACCTCCGGCTGGACGCTGCACAACGAGGGCGTCAAGCTGTACCTGGCCCGGGACACCTCCGCCATCGCGGAGTCCCACACCGGCGAGGCCGGCACCCACTTCGTCACCGCGGGTGTCTCCCGTCTCGTCCGCGTCCGTCCCGAGGACATCGACGCCGGCGGTATGGAGACCGTGTACCCGCTGACCGAGGAAGACGTCAACGACGGTGAGAACTACGATCCGACCCGCGACGTCTACGAGAACCACATGCACTCGATCCACGGTCCGCGTAACTCGGTCATGCTGATCCGTCTGCGCTCCGAGGACGCCGAGAAGGCCGTCGAGCGCGAGGGTCAGGAAGACTTCCACTACGGCGACTACTACGCGTACTCGAAGATCTGCACGCACATCGGTTGCCCGACCTCTCTGTACGAGGCCCAGACCAACCGCATCCTGTGCCCGTGCCACCAGTCGCAGTTCGACGCGCTGCAGTACGGCAAGCCGATCTTCGGCCCGGCCGCCCGTGCTCTGCCGCAGCTGCCGATTGACGTTGATGAAGAGGGTTACCTCATCGCCAAGGGGAACTTCATTGAAGCCCTCGGCCCGGCATTCTGGGAGCGTAAGTCCTAA
- the qcrC gene encoding cytochrome bc1 complex diheme cytochrome c subunit yields the protein METTPNNATAGDTSSSAAAKKARSRRKMRRTAAGAFALTLGLTGAGVLATALTPDAQIATAQQDDQALIQEGKDLYDVACITCHGANLQGVPERGPSLIGTGEGAVYFQVHSGRMPMMSNDAQAERKTPRYTEQQTLAMAAYVAANGGGPELVYNEDGTIAMEELRGKNYDGQIAAEDIARGGELFRLNCASCHNFTGRGGALSSGKYAPPLDPANEQEIYQAMLTGPQNMPKFSDRQLSAEEKKDIIAFVKASKETPSPGGWSLGGLGPVSEGMAMWFIGITLLGAAAMWIGSRS from the coding sequence ATGGAAACCACCCCGAACAACGCCACGGCCGGCGACACCTCGTCGTCCGCCGCGGCCAAGAAGGCCCGCAGCCGGCGCAAGATGCGTCGCACGGCCGCCGGCGCCTTCGCGCTCACCCTGGGTCTCACCGGTGCGGGCGTGCTCGCCACCGCGCTGACCCCGGATGCCCAGATCGCCACCGCGCAGCAGGATGACCAGGCGCTGATCCAGGAGGGCAAGGACCTCTACGACGTCGCCTGCATCACCTGCCACGGTGCGAACCTCCAGGGTGTGCCGGAGCGCGGCCCGTCCCTCATCGGTACCGGCGAGGGCGCCGTGTACTTCCAGGTGCACTCCGGCCGTATGCCGATGATGTCCAACGACGCCCAGGCTGAGCGCAAGACCCCGCGCTACACCGAGCAGCAGACCCTGGCCATGGCGGCCTATGTCGCTGCCAACGGTGGCGGCCCGGAGCTCGTCTACAACGAGGACGGCACCATCGCCATGGAGGAACTCCGTGGCAAGAACTACGACGGCCAGATCGCGGCCGAGGACATCGCCCGCGGTGGCGAGCTCTTCCGCCTCAACTGCGCGTCCTGCCACAACTTCACCGGTCGTGGTGGCGCACTGTCCTCCGGTAAGTATGCTCCGCCGCTGGATCCCGCGAATGAGCAGGAGATCTACCAGGCGATGCTCACCGGCCCGCAGAACATGCCGAAGTTCTCTGATCGTCAGCTCTCGGCTGAGGAGAAGAAGGACATCATCGCCTTCGTCAAGGCGTCCAAGGAGACCCCGTCCCCGGGTGGCTGGTCCCTCGGCGGCCTCGGCCCGGTCTCTGAAGGTATGGCCATGTGGTTCATCGGCATCACCCTGCTGGGTGCCGCCGCTATGTGGATTGGATCGCGCTCATGA